One region of Dokdonia sp. 4H-3-7-5 genomic DNA includes:
- a CDS encoding type IX secretion system membrane protein PorP/SprF: MFKIYKIYLVLIMCCVSIHINAQQAPNYTQYMYNTMAINPAYAGSSEGLNVVGIYRSQWAGFDGAPETYNLSVETPLTDRVGIGVNVTKDVNGPAERFNFDGNFSYNIQLDRDLNLAFGIKGGAQLLNVDFSKGEFVNQGDPLLTNNIDNRLLTTLGAGAFLYKYNWYVGVSVPDFFSDEYYDNVEEAVVADELQTYLTAGYVFGISDNIRFKPAALVNYVNGSPLRYNLSANFLFHDKLTVGASYQVDAAVSALAGFQISDNLFLGYSFDYNTTDFTNYNDGTHEVILKFSLFKKKGMSFSPRFF, from the coding sequence ATGTTTAAAATATATAAGATTTACTTAGTACTTATTATGTGTTGTGTAAGCATACATATCAATGCACAACAAGCGCCTAACTATACACAATACATGTATAATACCATGGCTATAAATCCAGCATATGCAGGATCTTCAGAGGGGTTAAATGTGGTGGGAATATATCGTTCTCAGTGGGCTGGTTTTGATGGGGCTCCAGAGACGTATAACCTCAGTGTTGAGACGCCGCTTACTGATCGCGTTGGTATAGGTGTAAATGTGACAAAAGATGTAAACGGTCCTGCAGAGAGATTCAACTTTGATGGTAATTTCTCTTATAATATTCAGTTGGATAGGGATCTTAATTTGGCTTTTGGTATAAAAGGAGGTGCTCAGTTACTCAATGTTGACTTTTCAAAAGGGGAGTTTGTAAACCAAGGTGATCCCCTACTCACAAATAACATTGATAATAGACTACTAACTACGCTAGGAGCTGGTGCCTTTTTGTATAAATATAATTGGTATGTAGGAGTCTCGGTGCCTGACTTTTTTAGTGATGAGTATTATGATAATGTGGAGGAAGCTGTCGTGGCAGATGAGTTGCAAACGTACCTTACTGCTGGTTATGTTTTTGGCATAAGTGATAACATCCGTTTTAAACCAGCTGCACTTGTAAATTATGTAAATGGTAGTCCGCTGCGATATAATCTTTCGGCCAATTTCCTATTTCATGATAAGCTCACCGTAGGTGCTAGTTATCAAGTGGATGCTGCGGTAAGTGCGCTGGCTGGTTTTCAAATTTCAGACAATCTATTTTTAGGCTATTCCTTTGATTATAACACTACAGATTTTACAAATTACAATGATGGAACCCATGAAGTTATTTTAAAGTTCTCTTTATTCAAGAAAAAGGGAATGTCATTCTCACCTAGATTCTTTTAA
- a CDS encoding OmpA family protein → MKKSLYILFMLCVCFSYAQNDLKKADELYDRHMYADAAVLYDEHLNDSEKIAPTTWQHIADTHYNLKNYERAEIAYKKTFDAQGYTMEPAHIWQYFDVLRFLKKYDTADDFYVGYLKLSKKDKELNRYYEEKSRFNDIIANDTLYQITNLDINSSYADFGGSLYKNKLVFSTARNDEENKLYKRDNTPYLSLYEATIDSTGTYSNVKLFNEELETQYHDATATFYNNDQTLVYASSAQSGSRKIYTKNKRNFFKLYRVQINDDKFDKEELPINGNGYSIGQPFVTIDGSQLYFVSDMPGGYGRADIYVCDIRADGSLSTPRNLGDAVNTPYDDFFPFVKNKELYFASKGHVGFGGLDIYKAQLRDGIYSNARNLGLGINSNADDFAYVASNTKNEGYFSSNREGGKGDDDIYSFVYDRGECFQTLEGTVTDSQTGAPLPAVTIIAYDTSNKQVAETLTDAAGTYTLQMGCNIKYNIKASKIGYSKDELDLNTGTEPNGLINFVDFKLANLSDIFVTDGEIEKIKINPINFESNRYAINIFAAQQLQRIIDIMNEYPALIIKIESHTDQRGGASYNQTLSENRATSTRDYLIKNGITSSRIESAKGFGESRPIHICDEADDSCTEVQYLENRRSDFIVVSR, encoded by the coding sequence ATGAAGAAATCACTATATATTTTATTCATGTTGTGTGTATGTTTTAGTTATGCACAGAATGATTTAAAAAAAGCAGATGAGCTTTATGACAGACATATGTATGCAGATGCTGCAGTGCTTTATGATGAGCACCTCAATGACTCAGAAAAGATAGCGCCTACTACCTGGCAGCATATTGCAGACACGCATTATAACCTTAAGAATTATGAGCGTGCAGAAATTGCCTATAAAAAAACTTTTGACGCACAAGGATACACGATGGAGCCTGCACATATCTGGCAGTATTTTGATGTACTACGCTTCTTAAAAAAGTATGATACAGCAGATGATTTTTATGTAGGCTATTTAAAACTATCCAAAAAAGACAAAGAGCTCAATAGATACTATGAAGAAAAGTCTAGGTTTAATGACATCATAGCAAATGACACGCTCTATCAGATTACAAATCTTGATATTAACTCTAGCTATGCAGATTTTGGCGGATCCTTGTATAAGAATAAACTAGTATTCTCAACGGCTCGCAATGATGAAGAAAATAAACTCTATAAAAGAGATAACACCCCTTACCTATCGCTTTATGAAGCCACAATAGATAGTACTGGTACCTACTCAAATGTTAAGCTTTTTAATGAAGAGCTAGAAACCCAGTATCACGATGCCACGGCTACTTTTTATAATAATGATCAAACGCTGGTCTATGCTTCAAGTGCACAATCTGGATCTCGCAAGATTTATACAAAGAATAAGAGAAACTTCTTTAAGCTCTACCGTGTGCAGATTAACGATGATAAGTTTGATAAAGAAGAACTCCCTATTAACGGGAACGGCTATTCCATAGGGCAGCCTTTTGTAACTATAGATGGTAGTCAGCTGTATTTTGTATCAGACATGCCTGGTGGTTATGGCCGTGCAGATATTTATGTGTGTGACATACGAGCAGATGGCTCACTCTCCACACCTCGCAATCTAGGTGATGCAGTAAACACACCATATGATGACTTTTTCCCTTTTGTAAAAAATAAAGAACTCTATTTTGCTTCTAAAGGTCACGTAGGTTTTGGCGGGCTTGATATTTACAAGGCGCAGCTTAGAGACGGCATTTACAGTAATGCCCGCAACCTCGGCCTTGGGATTAACAGCAATGCAGACGACTTTGCGTATGTGGCAAGTAACACTAAAAATGAAGGGTATTTTAGCTCAAACAGAGAAGGCGGTAAAGGTGATGATGATATTTACTCCTTTGTATATGATCGCGGTGAGTGCTTCCAGACCTTAGAAGGAACCGTTACAGACTCACAAACAGGCGCACCTTTACCAGCAGTGACTATCATCGCTTATGATACAAGTAATAAGCAAGTAGCCGAAACACTTACTGACGCGGCAGGAACCTACACCCTACAGATGGGTTGCAATATCAAATACAATATTAAGGCATCAAAAATAGGCTACTCAAAAGATGAGTTGGACTTAAACACAGGCACAGAGCCTAATGGGCTTATTAACTTTGTAGATTTTAAACTGGCTAACCTTTCAGACATTTTTGTTACAGATGGTGAGATAGAAAAGATTAAAATCAACCCTATTAATTTTGAGTCTAATCGTTATGCGATTAACATATTTGCCGCACAACAGCTCCAGCGCATTATTGATATTATGAACGAATATCCGGCGCTTATCATCAAGATAGAATCCCACACAGATCAACGTGGAGGAGCGTCATATAACCAGACCTTATCAGAAAACAGAGCGACTTCTACGCGTGACTATTTGATTAAAAACGGTATCACGAGTTCGCGCATTGAGAGCGCCAAAGGGTTTGGTGAATCAAGGCCCATACACATTTGTGATGAGGCAGACGATAGCTGTACAGAGGTGCAGTATTTAGAAAATAGACGTTCAGATTTTATTGTGGTTAGCAGGTAG